Below is a genomic region from Gemmatimonadota bacterium.
TTGCTGTTATTGTTGAAATTTTGCGCGATCTGGGGGCAGAGGTTCGTTACTCGGGCGATCACGAACTGACTATTTGTACACGGGGTGTCCGCAAGTCTGTGTTGCGGGCGGATTTGTGCCGAAAAGTGCGCGGCAGTTTTATGTTTGCCGGTCCGTTGTTGGGACGATTTGGGAAGGCGACGATTCCGCGACCTGGGGGCGACCGCATTGGTCGGCGGCGGGTCGATACGCATTTGATTGCGCTGGAAGAACTCGGCGTGCGGTTTCATACCAATCACATTTACGATTTTGAGGCACCCAGAGGACTTGTTGGTGCGGACATTTTTTTGGATGAGCGCAGTGTAACCGGCACAGAAAATGCCGTGATGGCAGCGGTTCTTGCGCGGGGCACGACTATTTTGAGCAATGTGGCTTCAGAGCCTCATGTGCAGGAATTGTGTTTGATGCTGAACAGGATGGGTGCTCAAATTTCGGGTATAGGGACGAATGAACTGGTTATTGAAGGCGTGTCGAGACTCTGTGGAACGACGCATACAATTGGTCCGGATTATATGGAGGTCGGTAGTTTTATTGGGTTGGCAGGGGCGACCAATAGCGAGATTCGCATTGTCAATGCTGCGCCCAAAAATATGCGCAAGAGTTTGATGGTGTTTCGGCGATTGGGGCTGGAAGTTGAGGTCGATGGACAGGATATTGTGGTGCCGTCCTTTCAGAAGCTGGAAATTATGCCGGATGTGGGCGATGCGATTCCGCGCATTGACAACGATCCCTGGCCGGGTTTTCCACCCGATTTAATGAGTATTGCCATTGTGTTAGCGACACAGGCGCGGGGTACGGTGCTGTTTTTTGAGAAGATGTTTGAACAGCGCATGTACTGGTTGGATCGTCTCATCGATATGGGTGCGAAAATTGTGATTTGTGACCCGCATCGCGCTGTGGTGGTGGGGCCGTCAAAGCTTTATGGCGAGCATTTGACGAGTCCCGATATTCGGGCGGGTATGGCGCTGATTATTGCGGCTTTGTGTGCCGAGGGCGAAAGTGTGATTAGAAATATCGAACAGATTGATCGCGGTTACGAACAGATTGATGCGCGCTTGCGCAGTTTGGGTGCGCGTATTCAGCGGGTGACGGTAGAGGAGTGATGATAAGAGGTGATTTGATGTGACGAATGACCAGGATGCACGCACGGGCGCGCTGGAAATTGTGCGTCGTTTGCAGGCGCGGGGTTTTCGCGCTTTGTGGGCTGGTGGATGCGTGCGCGACATGTTGATGGGGCAGGTGCCCCGCGATTACGATATTGCCACAAATGCCGATCTCCAACAGGTGATCGGCATTTTTCCGCATGCACAGGTGGTTGGGGCGCATTTTGGGGTGGTGATTGTGCGGCTGGGTGATTATCATTATGAGGTGGCGCGTTTTCGCCGCGATCTGGGGTATTCCGATGGTCGGCGTCCCGATGGTGTGGTGTTTGTGGATGAAGAAGAGGACGCGAGGAGGCGCGATTTTACCATTAATGGGATGTTTTTCGATCCTGTGGGAAATGTTGTGCTCGACTATGTGGGGGGACAGGTTGATTTAAAAGAAAAGGTAATTCGCACGATTGGCGATCCGCATGCCCGATTTTGTGAGGATCGATTGCGTATGTTGCGCGCGATTCGCTTTGGGTGTCGGTATCACTGGCCCCTTGAGGAGAAGACGCGAGAGGCTATTGGAGAACTGAGCGGGAGTATCGAGTTCATAAGTTTCGAGCGCATTCGCGATGAAGTTGGCAAAATTTTGACCGAGGGGGGCGCGCCTTTGGGGGTGCGCTGGCTGATCGATCTGGGGTTGATGGCGGTTTTTATGCCCGAGGTTGTGGCTATGG
It encodes:
- the murA gene encoding UDP-N-acetylglucosamine 1-carboxyvinyltransferase yields the protein MEQFVIEGGHPLSGTVVPAGNKNAAQPLLAATLLTEEPVVLKNVPDIGDIAVIVEILRDLGAEVRYSGDHELTICTRGVRKSVLRADLCRKVRGSFMFAGPLLGRFGKATIPRPGGDRIGRRRVDTHLIALEELGVRFHTNHIYDFEAPRGLVGADIFLDERSVTGTENAVMAAVLARGTTILSNVASEPHVQELCLMLNRMGAQISGIGTNELVIEGVSRLCGTTHTIGPDYMEVGSFIGLAGATNSEIRIVNAAPKNMRKSLMVFRRLGLEVEVDGQDIVVPSFQKLEIMPDVGDAIPRIDNDPWPGFPPDLMSIAIVLATQARGTVLFFEKMFEQRMYWLDRLIDMGAKIVICDPHRAVVVGPSKLYGEHLTSPDIRAGMALIIAALCAEGESVIRNIEQIDRGYEQIDARLRSLGARIQRVTVEE
- a CDS encoding CCA tRNA nucleotidyltransferase; translated protein: MTNDQDARTGALEIVRRLQARGFRALWAGGCVRDMLMGQVPRDYDIATNADLQQVIGIFPHAQVVGAHFGVVIVRLGDYHYEVARFRRDLGYSDGRRPDGVVFVDEEEDARRRDFTINGMFFDPVGNVVLDYVGGQVDLKEKVIRTIGDPHARFCEDRLRMLRAIRFGCRYHWPLEEKTREAIGELSGSIEFISFERIRDEVGKILTEGGAPLGVRWLIDLGLMAVFMPEVVAMDGVPQPPQFHPEGDVLTHTLIMLGLMQNPSVELAMGILLHDVGKPPTYEVRDRIRFHNHTKVGREMAEEICRRLRFSSEKIKHIAALVADHHKFMHVQEMRSSTLKRFLRTDRFEDHLELHRIDCLSSHGALDNYEFCKVALENLEPEQIRPVPLINGRDLIAMGQKPGPAFKQVLRAVEDAQLEGRVTHRDEAMRLAAQVFESLGL